In Colletotrichum higginsianum IMI 349063 chromosome 3, whole genome shotgun sequence, a genomic segment contains:
- a CDS encoding Malate synthase produces the protein MSQSTTSTLDSVSILGAGNDASRRILTKDAVKFLAILHRSFEPTRRHLLKLREERQVETDKGRLPDFLPETRHIRDDKNWKGAAPAPGLVDRRVEITGPTDRKMVVNALNSDVWAYMADFEDSNGPTWDNMIYGQANLYDAVRRQVDFRLGEKEYKLRTDRALPTLIARTRGWHLDEKHFTVDGEPISGALFDFGLYFFHNAKELISRGAGPYFYLPKMESHLEARLWNDVFNTAQDYVGIPRGTIRATVLIETISAVFEMDEIIYELRDHSSGLNCGRWDYIFTFLKRFRNRPGFILPDRADVTMTVPFMDAYVRLLISTCHKRGVHAMGGMAALIPRKDDPAANAKAMDSVRADKLREVLAGHDGTWVAHPALASIASDVFNEHMPTANQIFVRSEVDVKRDDLLNPVVPGRITDDGVRKNLHITLAYMEGWLRGVGCSAINYLMEDAATAEVSRTQLWQWVRHGVSTAEGTKLDKTTMLSILDDVTSELINASPPNNKYELAAKYLRPQVTGEEYANFVTTLLYDEITSLGPSWKL, from the exons ATGTCTCAATCAACAACATCGACGCTAGACAGCGTCTCCATCCTGGGCGCCGGCAACGACGCCTCCCGCCGCATCCTCaccaaggacgccgtcaagTTCCTCGCCATCTTGCACCGCAGTTTCGAGCCCACCCGCAGACACCTCTTGAAGCTCCGTGAAGAACGCCAGGTCGAGACAGACAAAGGGCGCCTGCCCGACTTCCTCCCGGAGACAAGACACATCCGCGATGACAAGAACTGGAAGGGCgctgcgccggcgccgggcttGGTTGATCGCAGGGTCGAAATCACCGGGCCCACGGACAGGAAGATGGTCGTCAACGCGCTCAACTCGGACGTGTGGGCCTACATGGCCGACTTTGAAG ACTCCAACGGCCCTACCTGGGATAACATGATCTACGGCCAAGCCAACTTGTacgacgccgtccgccgccagGTCGACTTCCGCCTCGGCGAGAAGGAGTACAAGCTGAGGACCGACCGCGCCCTTCCGACGTTGATCGCCAGAACGCGCGGCTGGCATCTGGACGAGAAGCACTTCACCGTCGACGGGGAGCCCATCTCCGGCGCCCTTTTCGACTTTGGCCTGTACTTCTTCCACAACGCCAAGGAGCTCATCtcccgcggcgccggccctTACTTTTACCTGCCCAAGATGGAGTCGCACCTCGAAGCTAGGTTGTGGAACGACGTCTTTAACACGGCGCAGGACTACGTCGGGATCCCGCGGGGCACGATCCGCGCCACCGTCCTCATCGAGACCATCAGCGCCGTCTTTGAGATGGACGAG ATCATCTACGAGCTCCGAGACCACAGCTCCGGCCTCAACTGCGGCCGATGGGACTACATCTTCACCTTCCTCAAGCGCTTCCGCAACCGCCCGGGCTTCATCCTCCCGGACCGCGCCGACGTGACCATGACGGTCCCCTTCATGGACGCCTACGTCAGGCTGCTCATCAGCACCTGCCACAAGCGCGGCGTGCACGCCATGGGCGGCATGGCGGCCCTCATCCCGCGCAAggacgacccggccgccaACGCGAAGGCCATGGACAGCGTGCGCGCCGACAAGCTCCGCGAGGTGCTGGCCGGGCACGACGGCACCTGGGTCGCGCACCCGGCGCTGGCGTCCATCGCGAGCGACGTCTTCAACGAGCACATGCCCACCGCGAACCAGATCTTTGTCCGCTCCGAGGTGGACGTCAAGCGCGACGACCTCCTCAACCCCGTCGTGCCCGGCAGAatcaccgacgacggcgtgcGGAAGAACCTGCACATCACGCTGGCGTATATGGAGGGATGGCtgcgcggcgtcggctgcAGTGCCATTAACTACCTGATG GAGGACGCCGCTACCGCCGAGGTGTCGCGTACGCAGCTCTGGCAATGGGTCCGCCACGGCGTCAGCACTGCCGAGGGCACGAAACTCGACAAGACGACGATGCTcagcatcctcgacgacgtgaCGAGCGAGCTGATCAAtgcgtcgccgccgaacaACAAGTACGAGCTGGCAGCCAAGTACCTGCGGCCGCAGGTGACGGGCGAAGAGTACGCCAACTTTGTCACCAC TCTCCTTTACGATGAAATCACCTCGCTTGGTCCGTCTTGGAAGCTTTAG
- a CDS encoding Fungal specific transcription factor, with product MDGGHVDSGQWTKAGRNTASIESAPGPLFEQRLRSLFHENNGKDRDSPERDAPEHLENEDPRDLPFTPEWTSTNELIKGIPHQAFPKEAESNRLLNLFNSYMGVTQHFLDQRTFTDNMTLLFQSQASRARQMDTPWFTLYLLVMAMGKLMEEDPREVRGPPGAFWFAEAMRRLPPLHSISEYGIVGLEILCLATTYLQWNDRKNDSYFFVGTTVRLALTLGCNLPFSEQKCLPSERAHRMRVWWTVYMLDQRISAGLGRPASVDDRHLSFDLPGPSPGFDSPEPLNVNVQIARTTGEIMSSLYSRGALSQADLVRKMRNLLQSLHDTGRSIPANLAIDFSNKQFEVTRAGASLYLRLFQAIILCIRPILLQKVKDKVQKTEKQGSVSSAISQLCLLCNESALRIIRILMAMQRQEEIAPFAFFDLDAAFAAAFVLIMRGFAHKNDSQKPPPQELFQAIEFMEYLSQAGNNAAAQRLKDVRQFSAHVWVNVVAFDKDHDVQMGESGEEAGGVPHAGNTPGSVLPGQSDQQPSASQMPLTTPTPSSSVPSWEGEMFGGPDADTYGADTLFGLNLDENLEQAFGLEAAEGIYNSFNDPTLPLTGVDQLDWAELEKMMAPGGYGS from the exons ATGGACGGTGGACATGTGGACAGTGGACAGTGGACTAAAGCCGGACGGAACACAGCATCCATAGAGAGCGCACCAGGGCCGCTGTTTGAGCAGCGGTTGCGAAGCCTGTTCCACGAGAACAATGGCAAAGACCGGGATTCGCCGGAACGGGATGCCCCCGAGCACCTCGAGAACGAGGACCCGAGAGATCTCCCCTTCACCCCTGAATGGACCTCGACGAACGAGTTGATCAAGGGCATCCCCCACCAGGCCTTCCCCAAGGAGGCCGAGTCGAACCGGCTGCTGAACCTCTTCAACTCGTACATGGGCGTCACGCAGCACTTCCTCGATCAGCGGACCTTTACGGACAACATGACGTTGCTATTCCAGAGCCAGGCCTCGCGCGCCCGCCAGATGGACACCCCGTGGTTCACGCTGTACTTGCTGGTCATGGCGATGGGCAAGCTGATGGAAGAAGATCCGCGCGAGGTGCGGGGTCCCCCGGGGGCCTTCTGGTTCGCCgaggcgatgaggaggcTCCCGCCACTGCACAGCATCAGCGAGTATGGCATCGTTGGCCTGGAGATCCTCTGCCTGGCGACCACATATCTGCAGTGGAACGACAGGAAGAACGATTCCTATTTCTTC GTGGGAACAACCGTGCGGCTTGCTCTGACTCTGGGCTGCAACTTGCCCTTCTCAGAGCAAAAGTGCCTCCCCTCAGAAAGAGCACATCGGATGCGGGTGTGGTGGACCGTGTACATGCTCGACCA ACGAATATCCGCGGGACTTGGGCGTCCGGCTTCGGTCGACGACCGCCACCTTTCCTTCGATCTCCCCGGACCATCGCCGGGCTTCGACTCGCCAGAGCCGCTGAACGTTAATGTGCAAATTGCCCGAACAACGGGCGAGATCATGTCGT CATTATATAGTAGAGGTGCTTTGTCGCAGGCCGATCTGGTCAGGAAGATGCGGAATCTTCTGCAATCGCTCCATGATACCGGCCGATCTATCCCGGCAAACCTTGCCATTGATTTCAGTAACAAGCAGTTCGAGGTCACCAGAGCGGGCGCATCACTCTATCTGAGGCTGTTCCAG GCAATCATTCTTTGCATCAGGCCCATTTTGCTCCAAAAGGTCAAAGACAAGGTCCAGAAGACGGAAAAACAAGGGTCGGTGTCGTCTGCCATCTCTCAGCTCTGCCTGCTCTGCAACGAATCGGCGTTGAGGATCATTCGGATCCTCATGGCCATGCAGAGGCAAGAGGAAATCG CGCCTttcgccttcttcgacctAGACGCGGCTTTCGCGGCCGCCTTCGTCCTGATCATGCGCGGCTTCGCGCACAAGAACGACAGccagaagccgccgccgcaggagCTGTTCCAGGCCATCGAGTTCATGGAGTACCTTTCCCAGGCTGGCAACAACgcggcggcgcagcggcTCAAGGACGTCCGGCAGTTCTCGGCCCACGTGTGGGTCAACGTGGTGGCGTTCGACAAGGACCACGACGTGCAGATGGGAGAATCCggggaagaagccggcgGGGTGCCCCATGCGGGGAACACCCCCGGGTCCGTGTTGCCGGGGCAGTCGGACCAGCAGCCATCGGCGTCCCAGATGCCcctgacgacgccgacgccgagctcctcggtcCCGTCGTGGGAGGGCGAGATGTTTGGGGGCCCCGACGCAGATACCTACGGCGCGGATACGCTGTTCGGCTTGAACCTGGATGAGAACCTCGAGCAGGCGTTTGGGctggaggccgccgagggcatcTACAACAGTTTCAACGATCCCACGCTCCCCCTCACCGGAGTCGATCAGCTGGACTGGGCCGAATtggagaagatgatggccCCGGGAGGTTACGGGTCATAG
- a CDS encoding Zn 2cys6 transcription factor: MNWDIRILKTSGGYKPDMAMSTSSYRGSLSATPDPSSKSHKATGGASSLSSPSPSSSSRKRKRKIKIETDNEDAMPAQAAVKARSANARKVKCSGEQPCRNCSRNNLDCEFGDGRKRYSEAWVDSEIGLLQSWP, from the exons ATGAATTGGGATATACGCATACTCAAGACCAGCGGCGGCTATAAACCGGATATGGCCATGTCGACTAGTAGTTACAGGGGCTCCTTATCGGCTACCCCAGACCCCTCATCCAAG TCTCACAAAGCGACCGGAGGAGCCTCATCTTtatcctcgccctcgccctcatccTCGAGCCGCAAGAGGAAGCGTAAGATCAAGATCGAGACAGACAACGAAGACGCAATGCCTGCGCAAGCAGCGGTCAAAGCCCGGTCGGCCAACGC ACGCAAAGTAAAGTGCTCCGGCGAACAGCCGTGTAGGAACTGTTCGCGAAACAATTTGGATTGCGAGTTTGGCGATGGGCGGAAGCGGTACTCTGAGGCGTGGGTTGATTCCGAAATCGGACTTCTCCAAAGTTGGCCCTAG